A single genomic interval of Salmo trutta chromosome 13, fSalTru1.1, whole genome shotgun sequence harbors:
- the LOC115205321 gene encoding uncharacterized protein LOC115205321 isoform X1, which produces MHLSILLSTLLSIPVSLGWNEDFQIVCSGQEFRLPVYSGSRIVTFTPSYPPGPRRVLLENNNLKDPRFEWTKDRTLLLKDVTHSDQGLYSIKLSSGFTDETVRLTVSECIKTFRRGYGETFQHNIPKDGSLLEFSPRGSPPDSQPVVLWNRTDLETSEVGRGRLGSDGRAWVAERVTQADQGNYTIRDENGKVISRSKLTVNGHTFNVTRFFKESLNLPLFLPVPHVHLIFTPSLHLSNPSNVPLDSRYSRPVQLIRDGHIVDQDSRYWGLIFLGRNRTVNEVVITRLSAKHDGMYEIRDQDGNLVSSTVLHVVDKTARWRAVLKSISVPSGMFVTLAGFILFMKRYPNCSLTMIINGLRGHHTPAANPPRVSVQDYSPPSPQPYGFYGHSQQIGTPKIWSPRPTHSGYTPVVHSAPLVVDSAPQPSPEPVRTGRQQETDRLRVETATTHTPSREETAGSERVISFSVAGASDCLHSSEDCFQFQIKKEGVEERWRKAEDYFSTLPLDTDTSETCSIYTSDKLNFL; this is translated from the exons ATGCACCTCTCTATCCTACTGAGTACCCTTCTCAGCATCCCTGTCtctttgg GCTGGAATGAAGACTTCCAGATAGTGTGTTCTGGACAAGAGTTCCGCCTGCCGGTCTACTCAGGGTCAAGGATTGTGACCTTTACCCCCAGCTACCCTCCAGGACCAAGGAGAGTGCTACTGGAGAATAACAAT TTGAAGGACCCGCGGTTTGAGTGGACCAAAGATAGGACATTGCTGTTGAAGGACGTCACACACAGTGACCAGGGACTCTACTCTATCAAGCTGTCCTCTGGATTCACAGATGAGACTGTTCGCCTCACTGTCTCAG AATGTATAAAAACCTTCCGACGGGGCTATGGGGAGACTTTTCAGCACAACATCCCTAAAGATGGCTCCCTGCTGGAGTTTTCCCCCCGGGGCTCCCCCCCTGATTCCCAGCCGGTGGTACTGTGGAACCGGACGGACCTCGAGACCAGTGAGGTGGGCCGGGGGAGGCTGGGGTCGGACGGGAGGGCCTGGGTGGCAGAGAGGGTGACCCAGGCAGACCAGGGAAACTACACCATCAGAGACGAGAATGGGAAAGTAATCTCCCGCAGCAAACTCACTGTCAATG GGCACACCTTCAATGTCACCCGCTTCTTTAAGGAGTCGCTAAACCttcccctgtttctccctgtcccTCATGTCCACCTCATTTTTACCCCCTCCCTGCACCTGTCCAACCCCTCCAATGTTCCCCTTGACTCCCGGTACTCCCGCCCCGTGCAGCTGATCAGGGACGGGCATATCGTGGATCAGGACTCCCGGTACTGGGGCCTCATCTTTCTGGGGAGAAATAGGACTGTCAACGAGGTGGTCATCACCAGGCTGAGTgcaaagcatgatgggatgtatGAGATTCGAGATCAGGACGGCAACCTGGTGTCGTCTACCGTTCTCCATGTGGTCG ATAAGACTGCTAGATGGAGAGCGGTCCTCAAGTCCATCAGCGTCCCTTCTGGCATGTTTGTGACTTTGGCTGGTTTCATCCTGTTTATGAAGCGCTACCCTAACTGCAGCCTCACTATGATCATCAACGGCCTAAGAGGTCACCACACACCTGCAGCTAACCCGCCAAGAGTCAGTGTCCAG GACTACAGTCCGCCCAGCCCCCAGCCCTATGGTTTTTACGGTCATTCACAGCAGATTGGAACGCCAAAAATATGGAGCCCCAGACCTACACATTCT GGTTACACTCCTGTTGTGCACAGCGCACCACTTGTAGTGGACAGTGCACCACAGCCCTCCCCTGAGCCAGTGAGGACtgggagacaacaggagacagacagactcagagtTGAGACTGCCACTACTCACACTCCCAGTAGAGAG gagaCTGCTGGTAGTGAGAGGGTGATCTCCTTTTCTGTCGCTGGCGCCTCCGACTGCCTCCACTCATCTGAAGACTGTTTTCAGTTCCAGATCAAGAAAGAGGGAGtcgaggagagatggaggaaagcAGAAGACTACTTCTCCACACTTCCACTGGACACAGATACCTCGGAGACTTGCAGCATCTACACTTCTGACAAACTCAACTTCTTATAA
- the LOC115205321 gene encoding uncharacterized protein LOC115205321 isoform X2, with the protein MHLSILLSTLLSIPVSLGWNEDFQIVCSGQEFRLPVYSGSRIVTFTPSYPPGPRRVLLENNNLKDPRFEWTKDRTLLLKDVTHSDQGLYSIKLSSGFTDETVRLTVSECIKTFRRGYGETFQHNIPKDGSLLEFSPRGSPPDSQPVVLWNRTDLETSEVGRGRLGSDGRAWVAERVTQADQGNYTIRDENGKVISRSKLTVNGHTFNVTRFFKESLNLPLFLPVPHVHLIFTPSLHLSNPSNVPLDSRYSRPVQLIRDGHIVDQDSRYWGLIFLGRNRTVNEVVITRLSAKHDGMYEIRDQDGNLVSSTVLHVVDKTARWRAVLKSISVPSGMFVTLAGFILFMKRYPNCSLTMIINGLRGHHTPAANPPRDYSPPSPQPYGFYGHSQQIGTPKIWSPRPTHSGYTPVVHSAPLVVDSAPQPSPEPVRTGRQQETDRLRVETATTHTPSREETAGSERVISFSVAGASDCLHSSEDCFQFQIKKEGVEERWRKAEDYFSTLPLDTDTSETCSIYTSDKLNFL; encoded by the exons ATGCACCTCTCTATCCTACTGAGTACCCTTCTCAGCATCCCTGTCtctttgg GCTGGAATGAAGACTTCCAGATAGTGTGTTCTGGACAAGAGTTCCGCCTGCCGGTCTACTCAGGGTCAAGGATTGTGACCTTTACCCCCAGCTACCCTCCAGGACCAAGGAGAGTGCTACTGGAGAATAACAAT TTGAAGGACCCGCGGTTTGAGTGGACCAAAGATAGGACATTGCTGTTGAAGGACGTCACACACAGTGACCAGGGACTCTACTCTATCAAGCTGTCCTCTGGATTCACAGATGAGACTGTTCGCCTCACTGTCTCAG AATGTATAAAAACCTTCCGACGGGGCTATGGGGAGACTTTTCAGCACAACATCCCTAAAGATGGCTCCCTGCTGGAGTTTTCCCCCCGGGGCTCCCCCCCTGATTCCCAGCCGGTGGTACTGTGGAACCGGACGGACCTCGAGACCAGTGAGGTGGGCCGGGGGAGGCTGGGGTCGGACGGGAGGGCCTGGGTGGCAGAGAGGGTGACCCAGGCAGACCAGGGAAACTACACCATCAGAGACGAGAATGGGAAAGTAATCTCCCGCAGCAAACTCACTGTCAATG GGCACACCTTCAATGTCACCCGCTTCTTTAAGGAGTCGCTAAACCttcccctgtttctccctgtcccTCATGTCCACCTCATTTTTACCCCCTCCCTGCACCTGTCCAACCCCTCCAATGTTCCCCTTGACTCCCGGTACTCCCGCCCCGTGCAGCTGATCAGGGACGGGCATATCGTGGATCAGGACTCCCGGTACTGGGGCCTCATCTTTCTGGGGAGAAATAGGACTGTCAACGAGGTGGTCATCACCAGGCTGAGTgcaaagcatgatgggatgtatGAGATTCGAGATCAGGACGGCAACCTGGTGTCGTCTACCGTTCTCCATGTGGTCG ATAAGACTGCTAGATGGAGAGCGGTCCTCAAGTCCATCAGCGTCCCTTCTGGCATGTTTGTGACTTTGGCTGGTTTCATCCTGTTTATGAAGCGCTACCCTAACTGCAGCCTCACTATGATCATCAACGGCCTAAGAGGTCACCACACACCTGCAGCTAACCCGCCAAGA GACTACAGTCCGCCCAGCCCCCAGCCCTATGGTTTTTACGGTCATTCACAGCAGATTGGAACGCCAAAAATATGGAGCCCCAGACCTACACATTCT GGTTACACTCCTGTTGTGCACAGCGCACCACTTGTAGTGGACAGTGCACCACAGCCCTCCCCTGAGCCAGTGAGGACtgggagacaacaggagacagacagactcagagtTGAGACTGCCACTACTCACACTCCCAGTAGAGAG gagaCTGCTGGTAGTGAGAGGGTGATCTCCTTTTCTGTCGCTGGCGCCTCCGACTGCCTCCACTCATCTGAAGACTGTTTTCAGTTCCAGATCAAGAAAGAGGGAGtcgaggagagatggaggaaagcAGAAGACTACTTCTCCACACTTCCACTGGACACAGATACCTCGGAGACTTGCAGCATCTACACTTCTGACAAACTCAACTTCTTATAA